The region CCGTGTATACCTATAAGCTCTTCTAAGGCGAAACTACTAATGCGGTTTTCCCGGCGTTCCATATACACGCCCAATCGCTTATTCATTTTTCTCCCATGGTATGCTTATCATTACGCATACAACATAAACAATTCAAAGCGGGCTAGTTGAAACTGACAGAAAGATTCGGAAAGGACTTAGAGGTCAAAAAAACGCGTTCAGCGGATCGTTCGTGTCCATTCCACCGGCACCATGATGTGCGGTATAGTTTTTCCCGTGTGCCCGGCAATGTTCTATCTTGCAGTATTCATCCCCTGGCTGCCGAAAATAGATCTTGAACTGCCGTACCGCCATGGCGATAAGGTTAACTTCGTCGTCGAGCTTTCCAAGCCTCACCCTGGCATCGTCTGGCCTAACATTGCACGGTTGCACGTTGCCATCAGCCCTTATTTGTCGAAACACTAAGGCCAACCCACACGGTGCCTCATTTCGGGGTGTATGGGAGCGCGTTGCCTGAAGTAGGTCCTCAACATTGGTATTCCGCACTAAAAAAAACCCAAAATCCGAATCGGACATTATTTGGCCCAACGCCTTTTTTAAAACTTCCATATCCGCATCGGAAACATCCAGTAGGGGATCTCTGGTTTTAGCGAGGATAGGTGGTTGTATATGGCTACGGTATTGCACCGAAACACTCTGCAACCGTGATGGCCTCCTGGTTTTCACAAAGTTCCAAATGAATCGTGCAAATTCAAGCCCATATCGCAATGAATCCCTGGTTACCGTAAAATTGAAGGCAATATGTCCTATGTTACAGTCCAGATAGCGAAGGCTCGTGTCCAACGCTTTGTGGAACGCATCAATTCCTTTAATTTTTTGATAATCCTCGCGGTTTATAGCCCCGAGCGACAAGCGAGCAAACGTGAAATGACGGTACCAGTCTCCTTTTGGCCAGTGGATACCGTTCGTGACCAACCCCAAAGCCATTTTAGGCATAATCTGCTTTAAATTTGAAACCAAGCCATTGAAATCACATGAATTGTTTTTGTATATTGTTGGTTCGCCACCCCCCACCAGAACCATGGCCTTAGGGTCGAAGACTTTCAGAAGCTCAAGTTCATCAGCGGGATAGATGGCTGCCCTGTCACCATGCGGGTTGGACATGGATCGAATGCACCCGCTGCACTTTGCATTACACACGTCTGTGGGATGGAACTCGACCATCCCTGCCTTGAGAGTCTGCAGGAGTTGCGCTCGAGCCTCCTCAACAGATATAGATGCGTGGTGGGATATATATTCAAGGAAGTCAATACATTCTATGTCACCGCTTAAGAATAAACCGGCTTCATGAGAAAGTCCTTCATGCTCGCTCAGCACCCCCAGCGTTGCCGCCACATGTAATTTATGAATGATGAGATTATTATAATTGGCGATATTGTTCATTGTCATAAAAGAGCGGCTTGACGGATCGATGCCACTGTTGCGACAGTGGAGTATCATGTCCCTTCGCTCATCAATAAGCTCATAAGCGGGATTGAGGCGTGCAAGAGTATTCAACAAATCAACCATATGAACAACCACCTTTAAGTCATAATAATAAAATTGTACAGGTTTCGAGCTAAACGGCGGGGATCTCTGGGGGTATATTTTTAATAAAATCGACAAAGGTTTCTTTACCAATCCGCAGAATATCGTTGCACGCTTTCTCCGGGGCGGTGGTGCAGCCCGATTCCATGGCATCCGGGAGGTAATGTGGTGCAAGCCTAGGATTTATAGGAAATGGAGGAAAGTCTGGATGTTCCACAGGAGTCATCTTTTGCGCCAAAACAGGTTTGACCCGCGTGATTTCGTGGTTTTCGATCCAACTAGCATGGCCGTTTGGCGGGTATCCCAGCTCGTTGGCCCAAGTTATCGACACGGCACTGACGGCCTGCCATACGTTCCAATAATAAATACATGACCTAGGTAGTTTTGCCATCATCTCCGAGAGCAAGCCGGTAATCACCTCATTACCGCCATGCCCCGTGATAAATATCATACGCCTAAACCCCTGCGTGTATGAAGACTGTATAAGGTCTTCGATGATGCCAAGCATCGTCGATGTACGCAACGTTAGAGTGCCCGGATAGTTGAGGGCAAAAGCTGAGCACCCGAAAGGAAGCGACGGGGCCACAAGCACACCCGTCGCCTCTGAGGCAACGAGGGCGATTTCTTCAGCAATCAATGTATCCGTGCATACGCTAAGTTCGGAGTGTGCTTCCGTAGCACCCAAAGGAAAAATAAGGCGGCAATCATGTTCCACAGATGCTTTGATATCCTTCCAAGACAGGTTCTTATACTGGGCTATTGCCATCCTACTCGTCCTTTGCCCACGCCGGAGGCGGTGGCAACACTTGCGGTTCTCCAGAACGTATAGTCTTGAGGGCATCATACGCATTTAGTATATGCCATGCATCCTTAAGTCCGGCTGTTTTTACCGGGGTGTCATTAACGATACAATGGCAGAAATATATCAATCCACGGGCATAGCCTTGATAGAACAAATAATTGTTGTAGTGCTCACCAGAATATCCATCCATTTCCCATATTCTGGGGGCGGTTTCGGACAGGCCACCAAAATCCACGTTTTGGCCATACGCCATCGGGACCACCCCCTTATGTCCCGGCGGGTAATAAACTAGGCGCATGTTGCGTTCCAAAACGACATTCGCACCGCTTCCAATGATCTCTAAACGCTCCATGGGTGAAGTGCCGGATTGTCCCCATGGCATATGCAAGCAACCACATACAGATGAGGCGTATCGCAATGCTAGCACGCAGCCGCCGTTGGGTGCCTCTTCAATGTATATCCTCACCAATGTACCAAACAATCGCCTCAATATAGAAAGTGG is a window of Desulfarculaceae bacterium DNA encoding:
- a CDS encoding radical SAM protein, encoding MVDLLNTLARLNPAYELIDERRDMILHCRNSGIDPSSRSFMTMNNIANYNNLIIHKLHVAATLGVLSEHEGLSHEAGLFLSGDIECIDFLEYISHHASISVEEARAQLLQTLKAGMVEFHPTDVCNAKCSGCIRSMSNPHGDRAAIYPADELELLKVFDPKAMVLVGGGEPTIYKNNSCDFNGLVSNLKQIMPKMALGLVTNGIHWPKGDWYRHFTFARLSLGAINREDYQKIKGIDAFHKALDTSLRYLDCNIGHIAFNFTVTRDSLRYGLEFARFIWNFVKTRRPSRLQSVSVQYRSHIQPPILAKTRDPLLDVSDADMEVLKKALGQIMSDSDFGFFLVRNTNVEDLLQATRSHTPRNEAPCGLALVFRQIRADGNVQPCNVRPDDARVRLGKLDDEVNLIAMAVRQFKIYFRQPGDEYCKIEHCRAHGKNYTAHHGAGGMDTNDPLNAFF
- a CDS encoding creatininase family protein encodes the protein MAIAQYKNLSWKDIKASVEHDCRLIFPLGATEAHSELSVCTDTLIAEEIALVASEATGVLVAPSLPFGCSAFALNYPGTLTLRTSTMLGIIEDLIQSSYTQGFRRMIFITGHGGNEVITGLLSEMMAKLPRSCIYYWNVWQAVSAVSITWANELGYPPNGHASWIENHEITRVKPVLAQKMTPVEHPDFPPFPINPRLAPHYLPDAMESGCTTAPEKACNDILRIGKETFVDFIKNIPPEIPAV